The Thermotoga caldifontis AZM44c09 genomic interval TAAGGTTTGTGAACGTGATAAACCTCTTCACCCTCACGCCGAACACGGAACATCCCGACGGATTGACCGACAGAGAGTTCGATTCTTATTTCACCACGGACAAGCCGGTCATATTCAACTTCCACGGTTATCCCTGGCTCATACACAGACTCACCTACAGAAGGACGAACCACAGCAACATACACGTGCGAGGCTATCGGGAGAACAGAAAGTATGGAATAGATTCCACAGCGCTCTCACCGTTCTTGAAAGGAAGAGGTGGCATAACCACACCGATGCAGCTGGCGATCCTGAACCAGATCGACAGGTTCAGCATAGCGATAGACGTGATAGACAGGGTCGAACACATACGCCAGAAAGCCGGTTACGCGAGAGATCTGATAAGAAACGCCCAGATCGAAGCGCTCCAGTACGCTTACGAACACGGTGTGGACAAGCCGGAGCTTTGAGCCTTCCAGGTTGAGGGTGGGGGTTTCGTTTCGACTTGCTCGAGCGATACTGGCTGAAGTGTGGTTCGAAAGCGGTAAGATCGATTTGAATGGGCCAGGCAAGCGCGAAGTTTGCACTGGGTGGGGATCAATTGCCCAAATCGATTTCGTGAGGTTAATGCACTCCTCATGAAATCGAATCTATTTCTTTTGAGACTTGTTTTTGTACATCTCTAAATCTGCTTCTTTCAGAGCTTCTTCGATGCTTATCCCAAAGCCCTGTGACCACTGTGAAAAACCGTGGCTCACCGAGATTCTCAAACCGGGAAAATCTTCGAATTCGACGCTTGCAAGTTTGTTCTCAATTCTTTGGATGACCTGCTGAGCTTCTTGAATCTGCAAATCCACAAAGAACACCACGAACTCGTCCCCTCCGATCCTGAACGCGAGATCAGTCTTTCTTATCTCGGTGCGCAACACTTCAGCCAACGCCTTCAGCACCATATCGCCCACGTAGTGACCATAAGTATCGTTGATCATCTTGAAAGAATCTATGTCCAGAAAACATATCACGATGTTCGAAGTGCTTTTCTGTAGGTCTTCGAGGCACTGCATCAGAAATCTTCTGTTGAAGAGTTTGGTCAGCGGATCTATGAATACGTCGAGTTTGTATCTTTCGATATCCTCTCTTAAATTCCGATTGACAAGGTAGAGGGATGTCAACTGATCTCTGATCTGTTTTTTCATATCCTGAATGGATTCCTGCAACTTGGAGATTTCTTTGATGGATGCTTCGACAGCATGGTCACTACTCTCGGCAAACGGCGATCTCTGGAATTGTTCGATCTCTTGCAGAGTATCTTTGATCGGTTTTGAAATCCTTCTGAAAACACCGAGGCTGAGCCAGAAACTCAGGATCATACCCGCGGTGACGGCTGAGCTGAGAAGAACGATCAATGTCTTCTTCATGGATTCTGCTTCGGAAAAATCCAGGACCGTCAAAACCCTTAAGGTGAAAAAGGCGCTCTTACCGCTCCAGTCGATGCCCGTCTGGGTCGTTGGGATCCAGTTCTTGTAAATTTTGTATCGGGAACCTCCCAGATTTTGGATCACGAAATCGTTCTCTGCTTCCTGTTTGCTGAAGTATCGTTTCTCTTCATCGTCGAGGGGTGGGTAATTCCCAAACGGTGCAAAGGAAGCACCGTAAAGGGAGATTCGTTTTACGTATCTGCTGTTGTGAGTTAATTCTTCCACACTTTCCCACAGATCGGTCACGATCACCGGATCGAGCGCCAGACCGATTTCCAGTATCCACCCGCTGGACAATCTTCTGTATCCATAGATCCTCGGGAGGTTGGTCCTGTATTCGAAGCTCAGGCCTTCAATGAGAAACTGTCCTGGCTTCAGTGGCTCGAGCCTCGCCGTCCAATACCTTGGAACAGCGCTCGCAATATTTAAACCGAGGTCTGTAGCGTAATTCGTTCTTTCTATAACACCGCTGGGACTTATCAGGTACCAGTTCACACGTTCGATGTACTGCATCGACAGTGTTTCAAGCCTTTTTGCCAGTATTTCTGTTATCTGCTCGTCAGAAAGTTCTCCATAAGTTTCCAGTTCGCTTGCC includes:
- a CDS encoding GGDEF domain-containing protein, with the translated sequence MKVIFERLFFTTTLIVVGTILVVILLVDHFYRKYVFQPLFKDTVTFVSSYIDQWQRTVKAFDASYNPIVRDLLNVLASELETYGELSDEQITEILAKRLETLSMQYIERVNWYLISPSGVIERTNYATDLGLNIASAVPRYWTARLEPLKPGQFLIEGLSFEYRTNLPRIYGYRRLSSGWILEIGLALDPVIVTDLWESVEELTHNSRYVKRISLYGASFAPFGNYPPLDDEEKRYFSKQEAENDFVIQNLGGSRYKIYKNWIPTTQTGIDWSGKSAFFTLRVLTVLDFSEAESMKKTLIVLLSSAVTAGMILSFWLSLGVFRRISKPIKDTLQEIEQFQRSPFAESSDHAVEASIKEISKLQESIQDMKKQIRDQLTSLYLVNRNLREDIERYKLDVFIDPLTKLFNRRFLMQCLEDLQKSTSNIVICFLDIDSFKMINDTYGHYVGDMVLKALAEVLRTEIRKTDLAFRIGGDEFVVFFVDLQIQEAQQVIQRIENKLASVEFEDFPGLRISVSHGFSQWSQGFGISIEEALKEADLEMYKNKSQKK